Proteins encoded together in one Phalacrocorax aristotelis chromosome 7, bGulAri2.1, whole genome shotgun sequence window:
- the IL1RAP gene encoding interleukin-1 receptor accessory protein isoform X1 produces the protein MKMVGALLVTFWLCMVTLGSSSERCDDWGVDTMKQIQIYEGEPAKIKCPLFETFLKYNYSTAHSAGLTLIWYRIGQDRDLEEPINFRLPDNHISKEKDTLWFWPAFQNDTGNYTCMLRNTTYCSKVAFPLEVLPKDEHSCVSHSIKPTEEMFYLEHTNEKIICPDIDGFYPASVTPTVKWYLNCKLVNGFYERYPQGPKLVIGFVRSVYKGNYTCIVTFKDHGRTYNLTRTIMMKVVGSPNKALPPQFTSPHEKVVYELEAGDDLVLPCEVFFTFLKGSRTEVWWTIDGKNTDDIVDPRIKVTQSEITRDFEDKTVIRTLTVAKATTEDLKRNYTCYARNAKGEDHSQAVVRMKVVAPKYTVELACGLGATILLVVVLIVIYHVYWLEMVLFYRAHFGTDETILDGKEYDVYVSYARNAEEEEFVLLTLRGVLENEFGYKLCIFDRDSLPGGIVTDETLSFIQKSRRLLVVLSPNYVLQGTQALLELKAGLEHMASKGNIKVILVQYKAIKKSKVKELKQAKAALTVIKWKGEKSKFPKGRFWKQLQVEMPVKKISRSLSLDGLIRIPEKCLTPSSENNKTNPQNPQVRPGDGKELKVLAMKDCVPNISEDSHASLQLFYCPGSRETKDAYTSSLQMHILVINHTSPGPKV, from the exons AACGCTGTGATGACTGGGGTGTGGACACCATGAAGCAGATCCAGATTTATGAGGGGGAACCTGCCAAGATCAAATGCCCACTTTTTGAGACCTTCTTGAAGTATAACTACAGCACAGCCCATTCTGCTGGCTTAACCCTGATCTGGTACAGGATTGGGCAAGACCGGGATCTGGAGGAGCCCATTAATTTTCGTCTCCCGGACAATCACATCAGTAAGGAGAAAGACACCCTTTGGTTCTGgcctgcttttcaaaatgacaCTGGGAATTATACATGCATGCTCAG AAATACAACCTACTGCAGCAAAGTTGCCTTTCCCTTGGAGGTTCTTCCGAAAGATGAACACTCTTGTGTGAGCCATTCAATAAAACCCACTGAGGAGATGTTCTACTTGGAGCACACCAATGAGAAGATCATATGTCCAGATATTGATGGGTTTTACCCTGCTAGCGTAACACCAACTGTCAAGTGGTACTTG AACTGCAAGTTGGTGAATGGCTTTTATGAGCGATACCCCCAAGGGCCCAAGCTTGTCATCGGCTTTGTCCGCAGTGTATATAAAGGGAATTACACTTGTATTGTGACATTCAAGGACCATGGAAGAACCTATAATCTCACCAGAACCATAATGATGAAGGTGGTGG GATCTCCAAACAAGGCCTTGCCACCACAATTCACCTCTCCACATGAGAAAGTTGTCTACGAACTGGAAGCAG GAGATGATCTTGTTCTGCCCTGTGAGGTTTTCTTCACCTTCCTGAAGGGCTCCCGGACTGAGGTGTGGTGGACCATAGATGGGAAAAACACAGATGATATTGTGGACCCCAGGATAAAAGTCACACAAAG TGAAATTACTAGAGATTTTGAAGACAAAACTGTCATAAGGACTCTAACAGTTGCAAAAGCCACAACAGAGGACTTGAAACGGAATTATACTTGCTATGCCAGAAATGCCAAAGGCGAGGACCATAGCCAGGCCGTAGTGCGCATGAAAG TTGTAGCACCGAAGTACACTGTGGAGCTGGCCTGTGGACTCGGGGCAACCATCCTTCTCGTTGTGGTGCTGATAGTCATTTATCACGTTTATTGGCTTGAAATGGTCCTCTTCTATCGAGCTCATTTTGGAACAGATGAAACCATTCTAG ATGGGAAGGAATACGATGTGTACGTGTCCTACGCACGCaatgcagaggaggaagaatttGTGCTGCTGACGCTGCGAGGAGTTTTGGAGAACGAGTTTGGGTACAAGCTGTGTATCTTCGACAGAGACAGCCTCCCTGGGGGAA TTGTCACAGACGAAACCCTGAGCTTCATCCAGAAAAGCCGACGTCTGCTTGTTGTCCTGAGCCCTAACTACGTCTTGCAGGGGACACAGGCCCTGCTGGAGCTCAAGGCTGGTCTAGAGCATATGGCCTCCAAGGGTAACATCAAAGTCATTCTAGTGCAGTACAAAGCCATCAAGAAGAGCAAAGTGAAGGAGCTGAAGCAGGCCAAGGCGGCCTTGACTGTCATTAAATGGAAAGGCGAGAAGTCCAAGTTCCCAAAGGGCAGGTTCTGGAAGCAGCTGCAGGTGGAAAtgccagtgaaaaaaattagcagGAGCTTGAGCCTTGATGGGCTCATACGTATCCCTGAGAAATGTTTAACACCATcatcagaaaacaacaaaacaaacccccaaaatccACAAGTTAGGCCAGGGGATGGGAAGGAACTCAAGGTTCTTGCCATGAAGGACTGTGTCCCAAACATTTCAGAGGATAGTCATGCCTCCCTGCAGCTTTTC